The genomic region TGGTttgtgcagtgttattaaaacaaaccaatggttCAGCAGTGGTGCTGtacgaacctatggcagcgaagcccgccaaagcACGCAACATGGGCGGgggatctggctatatattggcctCTTCGCCACAGGCATTCAGATTACTTCTCCTTCAGCGACAACGTCACATCGCTTCACTGATCTCTGCTGAACTGCTTGCCGTTGACATGGAACGTGCCTGCTAGAGCTCCGTCTACACAACGCCTCCAAATGGTCTGTGTTCTCTACATGGTGCTCAGACCATGGCGAAAACCCAACCTCCTGTGACGTATCAGTTATACTGTCATTTTTACAAGAGCTCTTGGAGAAGGGATGATCCCCCTGCACGCTCTAGGTCTACGAAGCGACTTTAGTGGCGTCACACGCCCTTATAGCAGGTCGGTGGGCAGAAACGACTTTTATGAGAGGTGCCAGAAGGCTTCAACTGCCATGCCCTCCCACTGTCCCTTCATGGGACCTGCCCACGGTACTGAGAGCCCTAAAGAGGACCCCCTTTAAACCCCCTTAAAGTTCCCCTTTAAAAGTCGCTAAAGACCGCTCTGCTGTTGGCACTAGCATCTGTTAAGCATGTGGGCGATATGCAAGCACTCTCGATAAGCCCTAATTGCCTAGAATTCGGGCCTAACGACTCGAAGGTCGTCCTGAAACAAAGGGATGGCTATGTACCaaaggtgctctccacacctttcagagcacaagtggtcactctctctgcattacaaaacacagaggacgatcgagagctgaatctgatttgcccagtgagggctctaAAAGTCTACATTGAGAGTTCTGTGCTGATTAGGCAATCAGAGCAGCTCTTTATATGCTTTGGAAACCGCACCAGAGGGTTACcggtctcaaagcaaaggctttcTAAGTGGATTGTGGACGCAATCCAGCTAGCCTACTCTTCTTTGGGCCTGCAAAGCCCAAATGGAGTAAGAGCCCATTCGACAAGAGCAGTGTCTTTGTCCTGggcatggtctagtggtgtgACTATCGTAGAAATTTGTGTGGCGGCTGGTTGGAACTCGCCgtccacatttgctagattttataatctagacATCCCGTAGGGTACTTTCTGTGTAAAGGTCACCTTTTTGCTCCTCATCCAAATGctcttggccattctttgcccTAGACTCAAACTCTGCTCGTATGCACTCGGTCCCTTTGGCACTGAAGCGATACGAACATGGGATGATCAGGCTAGGCCAGATGTTattcccgtatttcagggaacctaggttatgttagtaaccgagtaAGTTTTTAATGTTGTAGAAGTCCTATGCACataagtcaagtcaagccacctttatttatatagcgctttaaacaaaatacattgcgtcaaagcaactgaacaacattcattaggaaaacagtgtgtcaataatgcaaaatgacagtgaaAGGCAGTtcatgtttcctgtggtcttgtcctggtggtcatctaagacaaggtctttacaggggatctgtatctggggctctagttgtcctggtctccgctgtctttcagggatgtagaggtcctttctaggtgccgatccaccatctggactggatatgtactggatctgggtgactgcagtgaccctctgatttgGATACAAACTGGACctagtggctacggtgacctcggaataagagagaaacagactaatattagcgtagatgccattcttctaatgatgtacatcgggtgttatggcaAGTGTTCCTGGTTCCACAATACAGCATGTTATTCTAATGAAGTGAgggtcattttatcagtaaaataaaacatgcctaataattcagcactcctgaatataaggagtttttcacttccagccttcaaggacaattatatatcattaataaattattaaaaaccaaatgTAAAGTAGTTTTTAAGATTGAtgtggaattggtaaaatgtgcttggaaaaaaaatatcatcagAATATCAATGTGCCCAATTATTATGCACTATCTATAAGCATTATCTATAAGCATTTATAAGCATTTGTGATATATTTTTGCCTGCATTaaagcttagtcttcatctgtgagctgaacagttttattgttacatccatgagattatgaaaatttaggtaaatgtcatgtcacaggatgtcataggtcagtatcaaatgagtttgtaattattatttgcagcacaaataaggatttttaggatttttttaaatccctaaaactgtcagaaaaggataaggtcTAAGAGATTTCTTGAGCtgtaatgaaaagaaaaaaacaccattagcaacaacaaaaacaataacaatttaaaatacagatttcttttttttctggtgattaaagaggtgttttagtctctctctctctatagcccctttcacactgcacgtcggacccggcaaattgccggaacattgccgagttgccttctgtgtgaaacacgtcccagggttgtgtgtgaaagcacgcacataatccgggtaatcactggcagtgtgaaagtgcaaaatctagcgacccgggaacaattgctgggacacattacctgtgtatttggaatcgcagtgtgaaaggggcttctgtctgtctctttctctgccaCTCAGCTCATCACCCTCCCCCACAATTCACACacaatcagcacacacacacagagagagggcAGAGGCAGAGTTACAGTGACATCAGAAgtctgataatttttttaattttctgttatccatagaGTGTTGTATAGTcttgaaactatgcatatttactcagaatgacttgtcttctatgtttaattttttctgaagtgtttaaaaaataaaagatatttactggttccttttttttctcttattttaataaatcaccactgcaaaaccattcaagctatccaaaattcattcgTAATTTATGTTCCTTAATGTTTTGGCATCATGTAGACGAAGTTTTGTGTGTATAGTGTAATTTCCCTCTAAGGAGTGTGCAATTAATCACAgctatatttttacaaaaatccatattcaaatcaaaatagccgacttcctgttgttCGTAGCTGATGACtctaaattagaaagttgtccatcTTGATAAGAGCAATTTATGTACTGAGTTTGGtttctgtagctaaaactaaccccccccccccacttttgacaaaaggtggcgctacaGAGTGCCTCATCCACGCTCTTTTATGAGCTTTTGCCATTGTCTATctatcattaatactgatatgtATTTCTGTAATTCTGAGCATTCTGAGTTCAATTCTGAGTTTCATGTAATTCTGAgcatgttatctgcctcaaaatagCCAGAACAGAATATTAATGTTTGACACATTGCCATGTCAACACTATATTAGATATCAggatccccacaacagatttacatcggccctgttttgtcattattctgctgaagtttgaagcaaatcgaataaaaataagatgctgaattcaaagcattttgaaaatgacacacttcctgctgccagagcatgtttttttcacaaaaccctaaatagccaacttcctgttgggcagaGCTTATGACATGCAGTGgaaaagttgtttttgtttgatgagatctacagtcgtggccaaaaatattggcccctttggtaaatatgatcaaagaaggctgtgaaaattgatctgcattgttaatccttttgatcttttatttaaaaaattcacaaaaacgtatcctttcattggataataagaatttaaaatggggggaaatatcattatgaaataaaagttttttctctaatacacattggccacaattaatggcagccttttattcaatactttttgaaacccccatttgccagtttaacaggtctacattttctcctataatgcctgatgaggttagagaacacctcacaagagatcagagacgaTTCCTTCagccagaatcactccagaccctttagattgcCATCTCCATATTGtttcttctcctcttcagttcacgcctctcattttctatagggttcaggtcagaggactggaatggccaaAGCAGAAGCATGGTTTTGAGctcattttgtgttgtttttgaggtttgggTTTGGGTTATTGTACAGTTGGAAGATCAAaagacctccagcagaaatataggcccacaacatcaaaaatacagctgtatatttcattgtacacacgGGGTATCTCTGTGACAGGTAgttcacctgtgtcagtcaatgcagtcttgagccggatagagaattgattagttcatctttcgagtctttgggtcgagtcgttccttaatcacgtgacagatctATACGCTAAACCAtacagtctgagccggaaagagaattgataagTTCATCTTTTgggtcttcgggttgttcgtccTTTTGTCCCGTGACAAGACAGCATTGGCTAAAGTAgttagttaatttacaaccttccttacaaatgggtgcataagtacttattattgtttttttattatatttactcttacagttacgtgatgcatttctggtttcaaattgttgcttttaatttctgtcatgatggtacttttacttttatgtgTTTGGTACACATAACACTGAATGtggtaataaagagttggttattcTTTAAGTTGTGtccatatgatggcgaaatcactttgttttgtttgtttgtttgttttttacagtgaatTCTAATGTTCAAAAattaccttgttgtatgatttatgtcttttgagttcacccttcagattagactatagaactgtagtgttacttgtttaagattcaaaatgttatttgattttaattcatgtcattatgtcctttttgagcaatcttcttatacaaaTATtagaccaatatgtcaagtctgcctaggaaaagcaattattatactagcaaacttaaaatttgataaaaaatgaacaaactaggctataaatactttgtattgttggcttggattattatatagcctagtgtttatttactgacagacagtcaaaaagacaaattgatcaatattttatttataacagggttttatttatttataaaataataacacacttcATATCCtcaagaaacagtaacaaaaacacagtgacagaaatgtcagaaatagcaaTCTTGAGACTCCAGTAGCTTCAAACAGCAGTGGCTTTTTTATAGCTGGCAttacaatacagtacaatacaatttGTATGACAGAAACTTTCCTTAATAAATCTACATCTGACCAAGATATTTTGTGCTCTAAGTCTCTCACAAATCTATTGACAGTTCAATAATCtctatttgctttttgcaaaatatagtttgttttgatgccttttgcaagacactgcattgtttcatacttttcatcttcagaaagatctttATTCCTCGCCATATTGCATGAGAAATTGCTTAATAATGTTGAACAACCTCTTTAAGTAGGGTTTCCATTTACCTAAGAAGACCTGGCAAACTATTGACCAAAGCATTCTTCAGTTACCTGAAATGATGTGAAagacaacacaaacaaaaatctgaCTCTTTATTGCACTGAAATTCTATTGTTATGTCACTTGCATAATAATTTGGAACACGGTGTACTTCAGTCAAGCAATAATTTTCTAAACAAAAACCACAGCTGTATACTTTTCACACCCTATACTAAATTTACCCTATACAATAGCCTACTCATCTGGATTGAAGCAGCAAACATTCAGTGTAAGCGTAAACAAATgtcataacattatttaatatttgaatcaCAGCTTATATAGTGTTTTGACATCAACAACCCAAGTGCATTTTACCTCAAACTTGCAACTACAACATATACAACATACTTTACAACATATAACGATGAGTTTCATCAGTGGTTTCATCTAATATTCTTTGATCTGCTAAGCAGTAAAGAATTTCACCAGAAAGATTTAATGAAACCCTTGTATTACTGATACAAATAAAACctacttaaaaacaaaacttacttGTGTCATCATGATAGTatgaatattacttttttttttttttttttaattccatggAGGTGTAGCTCATTATGATCAAAATGACTTACTTCCTCCTTGGGAGAGGCCAGTGATGTAATCTTATTGTTTATGTGGTGTGAACCCTGTCCCATTGTCATTGATTCATTGCTCCAACTTCCTCTTTGGTTAAAAAGTAGACAGATCCGCAATGAGTCTCTATGTCATAGGCAGCATGCTCATCATATGAtttgtttctgtatttattttattaagtagaaTTTCGAAAAAGCCTTAAAAGCTAACACTATGCATGCTTAACAAAAAAATGGAAAGTTAAGGGTGAGTTTTTTCCTCTTTTCGATAGAAGCACTCAAGTTTCTCTGAACTCTGTAATTTTTTGTAAAACCGAATGATCCATTTTATCCACCAATTTGAAAATGATTCAAAGAGCATCTTGTGCctcaatataaacaaaaaaaaatctgatctttAAACAAAGGAGGTTCACTCAATGTCATAAAATTACTGATGTTTTTGaccccaaataaaaataaataaataataaaatcaaaataaatctttattatatTTGCATCAAAATGTTTGATTTCACTATATATTAGACATATATAGATGCAATATTACAATATCATTGTCCACTGTATCAAAACATCAGATAAGTTTGAATGTCAGAGACTGAAAATGTGGCTTAAATGCTTCTTTTTGTGTCATCTCCAGGTGCTTTGACTGAATGCTGTGATGAGATGAGGAACCGCTACCAGCTGCCTGTCTACTGCCTGGCCATCCGAACCAGTGACAATGTCCAGCAGATGAAGCATCGTCTAAAAACCCAGAAAGGTATATTGGCCAACATCCAGCATTGGTTCTTTTCAGGCCGACCGCTCGCTGACAAGATGAAGCAGGAAGAACTGAAGATCTCCAGAGACTATGTTGTCCAGGTGATCAACAGCCAGCCTCCCAAAAACCCAGCACTGCCACAGAACCCCACTTCAGTGGAAAACTTATGCCTCATTGGGGATATTAACCACCACACCAAGTGTGTATGTGAGAGGATATCAATGTGCATGAGCTGCAAGATTATTCAGAAGAAGATTTCTCTATTTTTGGATTGGTCATTAGATTCTAGAGTAAACCTCATTTCAAACATTTACCGCCTTTGAGTTATAGCTCTTCTAAGGGAGTTGAGAGTAAGATTTTCTGTTTAAAATCCTCAGGTCTAAAAACCGGAGCCCTGATTTGATCAAGAGAAGTCCAAAAAGTATGGTTTTGGCAAgataatctttattattattattataagattaTGTCATTATAAACACATTCTTTTCTCATTTGATATGTTCTGCAAGGCAGACCAGAAGTGTGGACCTACCTGGGTCTGTAAGAACTTAAATTCTGAAACAGACACTTGGGgccaaaatgacattttaaactgCTATTGGCTTTTAGCAACAGGAGGATCACTTGTTGGACTGCtccttgattttattttatgttttttagtttttattaaaaactctgtaaccaaaaatatataaagatttttaaaatgatgtGTTACATGTCACAAAAACAATGTCAGTTTTGGTTTTCCCAATTGTCCAGCAGCTTtaatccctgttttttttttttcagataaccTTTCAATTATATAAATTCTCTAAACAGTATTTGTTCAACTCTTTCATTTGAAAAGAGCTTGAGTTTATTAGTCATGTAGACCATCAGTTCCTCTAATATCTGAATTAATGATGGCCTAAAAAccttatgttatttattataaacaGCAACATCTCTATAAAAACCCTATAAAAGGGTGAACTGTGACTTCCCCATCATAACACAGAAGACTAATTGAATAGACTGAATAAGGCATATATTTAACTTGGGCTCACACAGgtgaccaaaaaacaaaaacaaaaaaaacacaggctcacacaatTCCAAGccaattgttttattaataaataaactccagctggtccaaaatgcagcagctaaaaTTCTCTAAAGAACCAAAAATCATATTAACACTtttaacactgcactggctccttattaaacattctataattttttttttacattatgctaattactgaaataaatatctggatacagactggatctggtggctacggtgacctcagaataagaaagaaacagactcacaatgtacttgctacatcgttagaagaatggcaactATGCATTAGCATagttgccattcttctaacgatgtacagtagcaagtacattgtgtgttatgggaagtttttTCCGGTTCCGGTTGTCCCAATCaatgcagccttaaaatcctttaacagatttgaatattagaaatgtattattgtgttatgtgtaagccaggttaaagcgatgggtctttaatctagatttaaactgatagagtgtgtctgcctactgaacaatgttaggtaggttattccagaatttGGGCAATAAATGGGAAAAGGATCTTtagcccgcagttgattttgatattttaggtattaaGAAGTTGCCAGaattttgagaacgcagcggacttGGAGGACTATGATGCAATAAgagctcatttaaatactgaggtgcaaaatcattcagggctttaaAAGTAATGAGCAAGATTTTATAAtcaatacaatgtttgatagggagccagtgttgacagaaccaggctaatatacttcctggttctaataAGATCTTTAGCTGCtgaattttggactagctggagtttgtttattaagtttgtatctaatttattttaattacacatttaaactaaactgaaggaaattatacatttaactcGCTTTAACAAGGATTATTTAAACCAAACATGAAGTGTGCCTGTGTAGAAAGTGACATGGTCCTTCTTGGATCCTTcacaaaaacaagtaaaaaatttaaataggcCCTATATTATAtgcactgtttatttttttatagacagtctctatagtgtgatatctaggtgaaagagtctctatgtgcttagaattaactgatttctttgatgtaaccttgaagtcataaatgcatgaattaacatttctgcatttgacattgagagcacaggtcataatttaaaaatatgatttagatatttagatggaaaaatacagttttacaaatgctagaa from Carassius carassius chromosome 47, fCarCar2.1, whole genome shotgun sequence harbors:
- the LOC132130886 gene encoding ubiquitin domain-containing protein 2-like, with the protein product MLLFVSSPGALTECCDEMRNRYQLPVYCLAIRTSDNVQQMKHRLKTQKGILANIQHWFFSGRPLADKMKQEELKISRDYVVQVINSQPPKNPALPQNPTSVENLCLIGDINHHTKCVCERISMCMSCKIIQKKISLFLDWSLDSRVNLISNIYRL